From Agromyces sp. SYSU T00194, a single genomic window includes:
- the purH gene encoding bifunctional phosphoribosylaminoimidazolecarboxamide formyltransferase/IMP cyclohydrolase: MSGPSHDPSLYRERDLVPVRRALVSVSDKSGLLELAGALAAAGVEIVSTGSTAATIRDAGHEVIDVASVTGFAEALDGRVKTLHPAVHAGLLADLRLEHHERQLAELGIAAFDLVVVNLYPFRQTVASGAPASDVVEQIDIGGPAMVRASAKNHANVAIVVSPDRYAEVAEAVAAGGTTLAQRQRLAVEAFRHTAGYDVAVASWLGSVVAPDDQGTGFPGWVGGTWDRAQSLRYGENSHQAAALYATPEGRGIAQSVQLHGKEMSYNNYVDADAAVRAAYDFDEPAVAIIKHANPCGIAVGAPGASDPIASAHERAHACDPVSAFGGVIAANRTVTRAMAETVSGIFTEVLIAPAFEGEAVEVLTKKKNIRLLTLPEGFTPTVLEQKQVSGGLLLQQADREFAPFSSWTLAAGEPADEALAAELEFAWRACRAVKSNAILLASGGASVGVGMGQVNRVDSCRLAVERAGERASGSVAASDAFFPFADGPQILFDAGVRAVVQPGGSVRDEEVVQAAKAAGVTMYLTGERHFFH; encoded by the coding sequence ATGAGCGGACCCAGCCACGACCCATCCCTCTACCGCGAGCGCGACCTCGTGCCCGTGCGCCGGGCGCTCGTCTCGGTGAGCGACAAGAGCGGCCTGCTCGAGCTCGCCGGAGCCCTCGCCGCCGCGGGCGTCGAGATCGTCTCCACCGGGTCGACGGCCGCCACGATCCGCGACGCCGGGCACGAGGTGATCGACGTCGCGAGCGTGACCGGGTTCGCCGAGGCCCTCGACGGCCGCGTGAAGACGCTCCACCCGGCCGTGCACGCGGGTCTGCTCGCCGACCTGCGACTCGAGCACCACGAGCGCCAGCTCGCCGAGCTCGGCATCGCCGCGTTCGACCTCGTCGTGGTGAACCTGTACCCGTTCCGCCAGACCGTCGCCTCGGGCGCACCGGCGAGCGACGTGGTGGAGCAGATCGACATCGGCGGCCCGGCGATGGTGCGCGCGTCGGCGAAGAACCACGCCAACGTGGCCATCGTCGTCTCGCCCGATCGCTACGCGGAGGTCGCGGAGGCCGTGGCCGCCGGCGGCACGACGCTCGCGCAGCGGCAGCGCCTCGCGGTCGAGGCGTTCCGCCACACCGCCGGCTACGACGTCGCCGTCGCCTCCTGGCTCGGCAGCGTGGTCGCGCCCGACGACCAGGGCACCGGATTCCCCGGCTGGGTCGGCGGCACGTGGGACCGCGCGCAGTCGCTGCGATACGGCGAGAACTCGCACCAGGCGGCGGCGCTCTACGCCACGCCCGAGGGGCGGGGCATCGCGCAGTCGGTGCAGCTGCACGGCAAGGAGATGTCGTACAACAACTACGTCGACGCGGATGCCGCGGTGCGCGCCGCGTACGACTTCGACGAGCCCGCCGTGGCGATCATCAAGCACGCGAACCCGTGCGGCATCGCGGTCGGCGCGCCCGGGGCGTCCGACCCCATCGCGAGCGCCCACGAGCGCGCGCACGCGTGCGACCCCGTGTCGGCGTTCGGGGGCGTCATCGCCGCGAACCGCACGGTCACGCGCGCGATGGCCGAGACGGTCAGCGGCATCTTCACCGAGGTGCTCATCGCGCCGGCCTTCGAGGGCGAGGCCGTCGAAGTGCTCACGAAGAAGAAGAACATCCGGCTGCTGACCCTGCCCGAGGGCTTCACGCCCACGGTGCTGGAGCAGAAGCAGGTCTCGGGCGGCCTCCTGCTGCAGCAGGCCGATCGTGAGTTCGCGCCGTTCTCGTCATGGACGCTCGCCGCCGGCGAGCCCGCCGACGAGGCGCTCGCCGCGGAGCTCGAGTTCGCCTGGCGCGCGTGCCGGGCGGTCAAGTCGAACGCCATCCTGCTCGCCTCGGGCGGGGCGTCGGTCGGCGTGGGGATGGGCCAGGTCAATCGGGTCGACTCCTGCCGGCTCGCGGTCGAGCGTGCGGGGGAACGCGCGAGCGGTTCGGTCGCGGCATCCGACGCCTTCTTCCCGTTCGCCGACGGGCCGCAGATCCTGTTCGACGCGGGCGTGCGCGCGGTCGTGCAGCCGGGCGGATCGGTGCGCGACGAGGAGGTCGTCCAGGCGGCGAAGGCCGCCGGCGTGACCATGTACCTGACGGGCGAGCGGCACTTCTTCCACTGA
- the purN gene encoding phosphoribosylglycinamide formyltransferase has protein sequence MLKLVVLISGGGSNLRALLEASEDAEFPARVVAIGADRDADGLVLGEEFGIPTFTVPFRGAADRERWGDELLAQIRFWEPDLVILSGFMRIVPPAVVREFSPRMINTHPAYLPEFPGAHGVRDALAAGVTQTGASLIVVDDSVDGGPIIARERIPVHAGDTEQTLHERIKPVERRLLVQAVIDIANGTIDLEGLHA, from the coding sequence GTGCTCAAGCTCGTCGTGCTGATCTCCGGCGGGGGCTCGAACCTCCGCGCGCTGCTCGAGGCGTCGGAGGACGCCGAGTTCCCCGCCCGCGTCGTCGCCATCGGTGCCGACCGCGACGCCGACGGACTGGTGCTGGGGGAGGAGTTCGGCATCCCGACCTTCACGGTGCCGTTCCGCGGGGCCGCCGACCGCGAGCGCTGGGGCGACGAGCTCCTCGCCCAGATCCGCTTCTGGGAGCCCGACCTCGTGATCCTGAGCGGGTTCATGCGCATCGTGCCGCCCGCCGTGGTGCGTGAGTTCTCGCCGCGCATGATCAACACGCATCCCGCCTACCTGCCCGAGTTCCCGGGCGCGCACGGCGTCCGCGACGCGCTCGCCGCGGGCGTGACCCAGACCGGAGCGAGCCTCATCGTCGTCGACGACTCGGTCGACGGGGGGCCCATCATCGCGCGGGAGCGCATCCCGGTGCACGCGGGCGACACCGAGCAGACCCTGCACGAGCGCATCAAGCCCGTCGAGCGCCGCCTGCTGGTGCAGGCCGTGATCGACATCGCCAACGGAACGATCGACCTGGAGGGCCTGCACGCATGA